A genomic stretch from Podospora pseudoanserina strain CBS 124.78 chromosome 3, whole genome shotgun sequence includes:
- the scn1 gene encoding Cut9-interacting protein scn1 (COG:L; BUSCO:EOG09262X01; EggNog:ENOG503NY4H), translated as MCGPSEGQSRSHERRSGTDDDGDFPWDLGVCDAHCHPTDTMTSIESISSMRARVLTAMSTRSQDQGLVASVAAEHGIRDRSALVSDCQEAPRKIVPAFGWHPWFSHQLFDDTAGNGGNSTYDPSSSSLAEQKAKHYEAVLSSSPDAKFVASLPDPKPLSGFLAETRQRLEENPLALIGEVGLDKAFRLPSAWKEDEQQERDEGLTPGGREGRLLSPYHVKMPHQTQILTAQLRLAGELGRAASVHGVQAHGVLFDAISALWKGHEKEVVSRRKQKMVAKGAEDFSSSSEEEEDEDDIWAEINGQAPAVKPRQKKYKPKPFPPRICLHSFSGSAQVMKQYLHPAVPATMYFSFSTVINLATAGGKDKFPELVKTCPDDRILVESDLHTAGEDMDYYLEDICRKICEIKKWTLQEGIEKLRNNYEELNPQPRCRDAELLLSVDWPDDKIP; from the exons ATGTGTGGTCCAAGCGAAGGCCAATCCCGCAGCCatgagaggaggagtggcacagacgacgacggcgactTTCCCTGGGACTTGGGGGTGTGCGATGCCCATTGTCACCCAACCGACACCATGACCTCCATTGAGAGTATCAGCAGCATGCGCGCACGTGTCTTGACAGCCATGTCCACTCGCTCGCAAGATCAAGGACTCGTGGCATCGGTTGCCGCCGAGCATGGCATCAGAGACCGCTCCGCGCTAGTGTCAGACTGTCAAGAGGCGCCACGCAAAATCGTGCCGGCCTTTGGCTGGCACCCATGGTTCTCACACCAGCTGTTCGATGACACGGCGGGGAATGGCGGCAACAGTACCTATGACCCGTCGAGCTCATCGTTGGCCGAGCAAAAAGCCAAGCACTACGAGGCCGTGttgtcttcctccccagatGCCAAGTTCGTCGCTTCTCTCCCGGACCCAAAACCTTTGAGCGGCTTCTTGGCCGAAACGAGGCagcggttggaggagaacCCGCTGGCTTTGATCGGTGAGGTGGGTTTGGATAAAGCCTTCCGTTTGCCGTCTGCttggaaggaggatgagcaaCAGGAACGGGACGAGGGGCTTACTCCGGGCGGGAGAGAAGGCCGCCTCCTGAGCCCATACCACGTCAAGATGCCACACCAGACCCAGATTCTCACAGCTCAACTGCGACTTGCTGGCGAGTTGGGTCGTGCTGCTAGCGTTCATGGAGTCCAGGCTCACGGAGTTCTCTTCGACGCCATCTCGGCACTTTGGAAAGGTCATGAGAAAGAGGTCGTGTCTCGTCGGAAACAGAAAATGGTGGCCAAGGGCGCCGAGGACTTTTCATCGTcgagcgaagaagaggaggacgaagacgacattTGGGCAGAGATCAATGGTCAAGCGCCAGCCGTCAAGCCGAGGCAGAAAAAGTACAAACCGAAGCCGTTCCCTCCGCGGATATGTTTGCATTCTTTCAGCGGGTCGGCCCAAGTGATGAAACAATATCTTCATCCGGCGGTGCCCGCGACAATGTACTTTTCGTTTTCGACTGTCATCAATCTTGCCACGGCAGGCGGCAAGGACAAGTTTCCTGAGCTGGTCAAGACCTGCCCCGATGACAGGATTCTCGTCGAAAGCGACTTGCACACGGCTGGTGAGGATATGGACTACTACCTCGAGGACATTTGCAGAAAGATCTGTGAGATCAAAAAATGGACGCTGCAGGAGGGCATCGAGAAGCTGAGGAATAACTATGAAGA GTTGAACCCCCAACCTCGGTGCCGTGATGCCGAGCTCCTGCTCTCGGTCGACTGGCCCGACGACAAAATCCCATGA
- a CDS encoding hypothetical protein (COG:L; EggNog:ENOG503P0QK), with the protein MDHDAASRLRRPRQPPQTQQQSLVWQAGVSESSLTPSPAESGTIYASSTGVHNGNGNSNGAGTSYRRRRRSTLVDVEDSIAVRGDGYSNGAGDVKHARSASAEDGDSDGASPTTAEHQRKKQKRNKPTLSCFECVGRKTKCDRGRPHCLACIKRQTKCEYAHVANVLEETTRSAANERRMTKGPKKKGDALKPTIPNAADRGFNVNRLKALGSVSTSTGLLSNVPYSAPGSSNVFGIGSEHPFANYWTCDGGLPEVISVLPEKVQSDILLTRYFECVDPVYPMLHRQTFYADYEHFWSLSRPEKDQADGAFVALIFVMLALGTQFVTSTSPRERKQTAEFYASASNQALRVSSYLSIASIRSIQAMVLITYFLINDNHASDGWAFGGVLMRQAYAMGLHRDPNIVVPDASPFEKQQRRKVWQAVLLQDTFLTVLLSLPPSATHTDVSVDDLKQDDASIATDDPTDTDYIKSSWTLANLVQETICSPRSLDVPICTTVRQKSKLVQDFRTVYRTFPTAFRYWDPQVLTEMAQSNKRVVRQTLFLCSNYFHNLMLVHASESADVPVNVRGTLEAAHDAITAFFILFQLFEAEARVWWVFNHRAFLEALCIGNVLREVARGRRGEYGGGSFVYKG; encoded by the exons ATGGATCATGATGCTGCCTCGAGACTGAGGCGGCCACGGCAGCCACCACAgacacagcagcagtcacTTGTTTGGCAGGCTGGTGTCTCCGAGTCATCTCTAACGCCAAGCCCGGCAGAGTCCGGTACTATCTACGCCTCGTCCACCGGCGTCCACAACGGCAACGGTAATAGCAACGGGGCCGGCACCAGTTATCGCCGTAGAAGGAGATCTACTCTGGTCGATGTCGAGGACTCCATAGCTGTTCGCGGTGATGGATACAGCAACGGAGCCGGGGACGTCAAGCATGCACGCAGTGCCTCTGCCGAGGACGGTGATAGTGACGGCGCCTCTCCTACTACTGCTGAACAccagaggaagaagcagaaaCGAAACAAGCCCACGTTGTCCTGTTTCGAATGTGTAGGGAGAAAGACAAAG TGTGACAGGGGGAGACCGCATTGCCTTGCAT GTATCAAACGTCAGACCAAGTGTGAATATGCCCACGTTGCCAATGTACTCGA GGAAACGACCAGAAGTGCGGCCAACGAGCGCCGGATGACGAAGGGtcccaaaaagaagggagACGCGCTTAAACCCACGATCCCAAACGCTGCTGATAGGGGCTTCAACGTGAATCGACTAAAGGCGCTGGGATCGGTTTCAACTTCGACAGGCCTGCTTTCGAACGTTCCCTACTCGGCTCCTGGCTCGTCCAATGTATTTGGCATTGGATCTGAGCACCCGTTTGCTAATTACTGGACTTGCGACGGGGGCTTGCCCGAGGTTATCTCTGTCTTGCCGGAGAAAGTGCAGTCGGATATTCTCCTGACGCGGTATTTTGAGTGTGTCGACCCGGTGTATCCGATGCTGCATAGGCAGACGTTTTATGCCGACTATGAG CATTTCTGGTCGTTGAGCCGGCCTGAGAAGGACCAAGCCGACGGAGCGTTTGTGGCGCTCATTTTCGTCATGCTCGCCTTGGGCACTCAGTTTGTGACGTCGACTTCGCCCAGGGAAAGGAAGCAGACGGCCGAGTTCTACGCTTCGGCGAGTAATCAAGCCTTGCGTGTGAGCTCGTATCTTAGCATAGCGAGCATTCGATCGATCCAggccatggtgttgatcaCGTACTTTCtcatcaacgacaaccaCGCTTCTGATGGGTGGGCGTTCGGGGGGGTTCTTATGAGGCAGGCGTATGCGATGGGATTGCATCGAGATCCAAATATTG TTGTCCCTGACGCCTCCCCTTTTgaaaaacaacaacgccGCAAGGTCTGGCAGGCCGTGCTTCTTCAAGACACCTTCCTGACGGTCTTGCTATCGCTCCCGCCAAGCGCGACCCACACCGACGTCAGCGTCGACGACCTCAAGCAGGACGACGCCTCCATCGCCACCGACGACCCGACCGACACGGACTACATCAAGTCCAGTTGGACGCTCGCCAACCTGGTCCAGGAAACCATCTGCTCGCCTCGGTCCCTGGACGTGCCCATCTGCACCACCGTCCGCCAAAAGTCTAAGCTGGTGCAAGACTTTAGGACCGTCTACCGCACCTTTCCAACTGCGTTTCGCTATTGGGACCCGCAGGTCCTGACGGAGATGGCGCAGAGCAACAAGCGGGTGGTGAGGCAGACGCTGTTCCTGTGCAGCAATTACTTTCACAACTTGATGCTGGTGCATGCGTCGGAGAGCGCGGATGTGCCTGTTAACGTCAGGGGGACGTTGGAGGCGGCTCACGATGCGATTACGGCTTTCTTTATCTTGTTTCAGCTTTTTGAGGCTGAGgcgagggtgtggtgggtttTCAACCACAGGGCGTTTTTGGAGGCGCTTTGTATTGGGAATGtgctgagggaggtggcgagggggaggaggggggagtatgGGGGAGGATCCTTTGTTTATAAGGGCTAG
- a CDS encoding hypothetical protein (COG:P; EggNog:ENOG503NUMR), producing the protein MSAPSPPPRGPPGSDTPELAPTQVTSLLLEQYLSASSQPGQQHPPHQPPPPQEITNPNNDMKPSPSHTITQEKPTLSTSTSRQPSSHTATAQGEVLPDNGALPLHNNNNNNLGLKLSRTRTAAQAVKRSLQIRHTGESHRSGIHPFHFLRIVYQSSSRASRMVNFLWPVVPVAIAVRYALTPSPTANLVIFILAYLAMVPCANLIGFAGQELSRKFAHVWGVLVETTLGSLVEIIMFIVLITREQKEGGIDYVQVIKAAILGSVLATMLLCLGLCFFAGGLRREETGFSEAVSEAGSGFAYCSGFGLAIPTVFHHSLINSGKLPEEELISKTIEISRSMAVLLLIAYLIYVFFQAHTHHGIYDAIFVADEARDEDRHNPKYSHHSNRLTLTECCLALAVSIALVTVIAITLVDQIHNLVTERHVSDAFVGLILVPLVEKAAEHLTAVDEAYDNQMNFALSHVLGATLQTVMFNAPLVVIVGWGLGKPMGLNFEVFDLAVLLLAILTVGNFLRDQKSNYLEGALCVIVYVGIAVAALYYPNPHHGSSEGVGHH; encoded by the exons ATGTCGGCaccttccccaccaccacggggACCACCAGGAAGCGACACCCCCGAGCTGGCACCTACACAAGTCACCTCGCTGCTGCTAGAGCAGTatctctccgcctcctcccaaccagggcaacaacacccacctcatcaaccacctccccctcaagagatcaccaaccccaacaacgacatgaaaccctccccctcccacaccatcacccaggAAAAACCAACCCtttccacctcgacctcaagacaaccctcctcccacactGCAACCGCCCAAGGCGAGGTCCTCCCAGACAATggcgccctccccctccacaacaacaacaacaacaacctaGGTCTCAAACTCTCCCGCACCCGCACCGCCGCCCAGGCAGTAAAACGCTCCCTCCAAATCCGTCACACGGGCGAGTCCCACCGCTCAGGAATTCACCCTTTTCACTTCCTCCGCATAGTCTACCAGTCCTCCTCCCGGGCCTCCCGCATGGTCAACTTCCTCTGGCCCGTCGTCCCCGTCGCCATCGCAGTCCGCTAtgccctcaccccctccccaacagcaaacctagtcatcttcatcctcgctTACCTAGCCATGGTCCCCTGCGCGAACCTCATCGGTTTTGCCGGGCAGGAACTGTCACGGAAGTTCGCCCATGTCTGGGGGGTGTTAGTGGAGACGACGCTCGGGAGCTTGGTGGAGATTATCATGTTTATCGTCTTGATCACGAGGGagcagaaggagggggggatcGATTACGTGCAGGTGATCAAGGCGGCGATATTGGGGAGTGTGCTGGCGACgatgttgttgtgtttggggttgtgtttttttgccggggggttgaggagggaggagacggggTTTAGTGAGGCTGTTAGTGAGGCTGGGTCTGGGTTTGCTTACTGC AGTGGTTTTGGCCTGGCCATCCCGACGGTTTTTCATCACAGTCTGATCAACAGCGGGAAACTCCCCGAAGAGGAGCTCATCAGCAAAACGATCGAAATCTCGCGATCGATGGCTGTCTTGCTGTTGATTGCCTACTTGATCTATGTCTTTTTCCAAGCCCACACCCACCACGGCATCTACGACGCCATCTTTGTTGCCGACGAGGCGAGGGATGAGGATAGACACAACCCAAAGTACTCGCACCACTCCAACCGGCTTACCTTGACAGAGTGCTGTCTCGCCCTGGCGGTATCCATCGCGCTCGTGACCGTTATTGCCATCACGCTGGTGGATCAGATACACAATCTTGTCACTGAGCGGCACGTTTCAGACGCGTTTGTCGGGTTGATTCTTGTGCCGCTTGTGGAAAAGGCGGCGGAGCACCTGACGGCGGTGGACGAGGCGTACGACAACCAGATGAACTTTGCGCTTTCGCATGTGCTAGGAGCGACGCTGCAGACGGTCATGTTTAATGCGCcgctggtggtgattgtggggtgggggttggggaagccGATGGGGTTGAACTTTGAGGTTTTTGATCTTgcggtgctgttgttggcgatCTTGACGGTGGGGAACTTTTTGAGGGATCAAAAGAGTAATTATTTGGAGGGGGCGTTGTGTGTGATTGTTTATGTTGGGATTGCTGTTGCGGCGTTGTATTATCCTAATCCTCATCATGGGTCgagtgagggggttgggcaTCAttag
- the NCL1 gene encoding tRNA (cytosine-5-)-methyltransferase ncl1 (BUSCO:EOG09264FXB; EggNog:ENOG503NX4H; COG:J), whose amino-acid sequence MGRGNRGKRGGGRGGRGGRGGSRGGGRDGHRPYQTYPEVVKENKKLETYYNTLLKDLPEDEQTAFWAAYRRELPNSFRFAGSKGHALAVKRLLQTRYIPEITSITHDGVIVEAPKVVPWYPDDLAWMMTTPKNVVRKFPPFAKFQRFLVSETSVGNISRQEVVSMIPPLLMDLKPGMTVLDLCAAPGSKAAQLLEMIHRGEESRIRQVISGFSGDANGAVKSEDKQEDEAARLEADPSDDGRATGMLIANDADYKRSHMLIHQLKRLSSPNMIVTNHDATMYPALRIPNPENPTKPNYLKFDRILADVPCSGDGTLRKNVNLWKDWTPGSALGLHLTQVRILVRALQMLKPGGRVVYSTCSMNPVENESVVAAAIERCGGPDKIEILDCSNELPGLQRKPGMRKWQIMDKSERLWNTWQEVEEYTKSTEDGVTPSRLVESMFPPAEGSDCADLPLDRCMRVYPHQQDTGGFFITALHKKAEFKAKPEENRKQPPVARTNGQSSGATKRPLEEEDEEKDDSSVKKLKVEEETVQDEITPVEELPAPVPEPLPEVAAEVGAAEELKEAEPEVTKTEEAPEDEVKAEEQPSESTTPAVATPATTTEAVPDRKVRQGMGPYEEPFKYLSPDHEVIKDVTKFYKISDRFPTDRYMVRNAMGEPAKAIYYTSALVRDILSLNEGRQVKFVHGGVKMFVKQDAPSAEVCRWRIQSEGMPILHGYIGEERVVVLKKKETLKKLLIEMFPKIAGDEYKKLEEIGERVRDIGLGCCVLRVEPEDPTDEDFNEHMALPLWKSFHSLNLMLPKEDRSAMLLRIYNDTTPIINMGIKKQLPEEDLKEKKGEVVDEEMKDAEEVKQEGEEEEEEEEVKAEDVEVPDAPAAEEVKEEVKEATA is encoded by the exons ATGGGTCGCGGAAACAGG GGCAAACGAGGcggcggccgtggtggtcgcGGAGGTCGCGGTGGTAgccgtggaggaggccgcGATGGTCACCGTCCCTACCAGACATACCCCGAGGTCGtcaaggagaacaagaagcTCGAGACTTACTACAACACCCTCTTGAAGGACCTGCCCGAGGACGAGCAGACTGCCTTCTGGGCCGCTTACCGGAGGGAGCTTCCTAACAGTTTCCGCTTCGCTGGCTCCAAAGG ACACGCCCTTGCCGTCAAGCGCCTCCTTCAGACGAGATACATCCCCGAGATCACAAGCATCACCCACGATGGTGTCATTGTCGAAGCCCCCAAGGTTGTGCCTTGGTACCCCGACGACCTTGCCTGGATGATGACCACCCCCAAGAACGTCGTTCGCAAATTCCCTCCCTTCGCCAAGTTCCAGCGCTTCTTGGTGTCCGAGACCAGTGTTGGCAACATTAGCAGACAGGAGGTTGTCTCCATGATCCCCCCTCTGCTCATGGACCTCAAGCCTGGCATGACTGTGCTCGATCTTTGCGCTGCTCCCGGTAGCAAGGCTGCTCAGCTTCTCGAGATGATTCACCGCGGCGAGGAGTCCCGTATCCGCCAGGTCATCAGCGGCTTTTCTGGCGACGCCAACGGTGCCGTCAAGTCCGAGGACAAGcaggaggacgaggccgCCAGACTCGAGGCCGACCCCAGCGACGACGGCAGAGCCACCGGCATGCTCATCGCCAACGATGCCGATTACAAGCGCAGCCACATGCTTATCCACCAGCTTAAACGTCTCTCATCGCCCAACATGATCGTCACCAACCACGACGCCACCATGTATCCTGCCCTCAGAATTCCCAACCCCGAGAACCCAACAAAGCCCAACTACCTCAAGTTTGACCGCATTCTTGCCGATGTCCCCTGCTCCGGTGACGGCACCCTTCGCAAGAATGTCAATCTCTGGAAGGACTGGACCCCCGGCAGCGCTTTGGGTCTCCATCTTACCCAGGTCCGCATTCTCGTCCGTGCCCTGCAGATGCTCAAGCCAGGCGGTCGGGTCGTCTACTCGACCTGTTCCATGAACCCCGTCGAGAACGAGTCCGTTGTTGCCGCTGCCATTGAGAGATGCGGCGGTCCCGACAAGATTGAAATCCTCGACTGCAGCAATGAGCTTCCTGGTCTCCAGCGCAAGCCCGGCATGAGGAAGTGGCAGATCATGGACAAGTCTGAGCGCTTGTGGAACACATGgcaggaggtcgaggagtaCACCAAGTCCACCGAGGATGGTGTCACTCCCAGCCGTCTCGTCGAGTCCATGTTCCCCCCTGCCGAGGGCAGCGACTGTGCTGACCTCCCTCTCGACCGCTGCATGCGCGTCTATCCCCACCAGCAGGATACCGGTGGCTTCTTCATCACTGCTCTCCACAAGAAGGCCGAGTTCAAGGCCAAGCCCGAGGAGAACAGAAAGCAGCCTCCTGTGGCCAGGACTAATGGCCAGTCCAGCGGCGCTACCAAGAGGCccctggaggaggaggacgaggagaaggatgactCCAGcgtcaagaagctcaaggttgaagaggagacCGTCCAGGATGAGATTACCCCAGTCGAGGAGCTCCCTGCTCCTGTTCCGGAACCCCTCCCTGAAGTCGCTGCTGAGGTCGGCGCGgctgaggagctcaaggaggccgagcctgAGGTCACCAAGACTGAAGAAGCCCCCGAGGACGAagtcaaggctgaggagcagcCTTCCGAGTCGACCACCCCCGCTGTTGCCACTCCTGCCACTACTACTGAGGCGGTGCCCGATCGCAAGGTCAGACAAGGCATGGGCCCATACGAGGAGCCGTTCAAGTACCTCTCTCCCGATCACGAGGTCATCAAGGACGTCACCAAGTTTTACAAGATCTCAGATCGCTTCCCCACCGATCGGTACATGGTGCGCAACGCCATGGGCGAGCCCGCCAAGGCCATCTACTACACCTCTGCCCTTGTCCGTGACATTTTGTCTCTGAACGAAGGCCGCCAGGTCAAGTTTGTGCACGGTGGTGTGAAGATGTTTGTCAAGCAGGATGCCCCCTCGGCCGAGGTCTGCAGATGGCGTATTCAGTCGGAGGGCATGCCCATTCTTCACGGCTACATCGGCGAGGAGAGAGTGGTCgttctcaagaagaaggaaacgCTCAAGAAGCTCTTGATCGAGATGTTCCCCAAGATTGCCGGGGACGAgtacaagaagctggaggagattggcGAGAGGGTCCGGGATATCGGTCTGGGCTGCTGCGTTCTCAGAGTCGAGCCGGAAGACCCAACAGACGAGGACTTTAACGAGCACATGGCTCTGCCGTTGTGGAAGAGCTTCCACAGCCTGAACCTGATGCTGCCTAAGGAGGACAGGAGCGCGATGCTGTTGCGGATTTATAATGATACCACGCCTATTATTAATATGGGGATTAAGAAACAGTTGCCGGAGGAGGacctcaaggagaagaagggggaggtggtggatgaggagatgaaggatgctgaggaggtcaagcaggagggggaggaggaggaggaggaggaggaggtgaaggcgGAGGACGTTGAGGTCCCCGATGcgcctgctgctgaggaggtgaaggaggaggtcaaggaggctaCTGCTTAG
- the MTG2 gene encoding GTPase of the mitochondrial inner membrane that associates with the large ribosomal subunit (COG:S; EggNog:ENOG503NXIX): protein MACRGSRGPRVFLPFLYPSIFGPNGSHISRFNLAVHGRRHASTDPSAPAQDDIEYATTRLNPSPDDYSMPNFADKAKLTLHAGPGGHGCISFLREAYMADGPPNGGDGGHGGSIYIQAVHSETSLHKLARRKFARAGRGKSGQGSAKGGQRGEDVILSVPVGTVVREISRDDPEAVEEYLTKKRRKRRREPVAVEMDEDGEPIEDPDRKKWILYPGMSSSERKRVELPDLPIRDRLLKQPKAPVYLDLSRPTPRPILLAAGGLGGLGNPHFVSKNLRKPMFATRGENAMTMEIEMELKLLADVGLVGLPNAGKSTLLRAVTNSRARVGNWAFTTLQPNIGTVVLDNNKGRPVVKSFKVTAEDVSDDPWAEPAEPELQQRTKFTIADIPGLIEGAHLDRGLGIAFLRHVERAGVLAFVIDLGNGNAVEALKALWLEVGLYAQMREEEEQQREREAAIDWSASAGETIQSDFWTSSGVAKTTTAGAGLHIAGKPWFVVATKGDLPGAQENFAELRDYLAAVTRGDEPHPSGVEGAWIKDCAAIPVSAINGHGVDRVIHWTVGLLDG from the coding sequence ATGGCCTGTCGGGGCTCTCGAGGCCCGCGGGTGtttcttccctttctttACCCATCGATATTTGGGCCTAATGGAAGCCACATCTCGCGCTTCAACCTGGCCGTCCATGGCAGGCGACACGCAAGCACTGACccctcagcaccagcacagGACGACATTGAATATGCGACGACTCGTCTGAACCCCTCTCCCGACGACTACTCGATGCCCAACTTTGCCGACAAGGCCAAACTGACTCTTCATGCTGGACCCGGCGGACATGGCTGTATTTCATTCTTGCGCGAGGCATATATGGCGGACGGGCCTCccaatggtggtgatggaggacaTGGCGGGAGTATCTACATCCAAGCAGTGCACAGCGAAACATCGCTACACAAGTTGGCGCGGAGAAAATTTGCGCGCGCTGGGAGGGGCAAGAGTGGTCAGGGAAGCGCAAAAGGCGGTCAGCGTGGAGAGGACGTGATTCTCAGCGTTCCAGTCGGCACCGTCGTTCGAGAGATCTCCCGTGACGACCCAGAAGCTGTGGAGGAATATTTGACCAAGAAGCGCCGGAAAAGAAGGCGGGAGCCTGTTGCAgtggagatggatgaggatggagagCCGATTGAAGACCCGGATAGGAAGAAATGGATTCTGTATCCCGGCATGTCATCTTCGGAACGCAAACGGGTTGAGCTACCTGATCTGCCAATTCGCGATCGGCTTCTGAAACAACCAAAGGCACCTGTCTATCTGGACCTCTCTCGACCGACACCTCGTCCCATTCTCTTGGCAGCAGGAGGCCTTGGTGGACTTGGGAACCCACATTTCGTGTCCAAGAACCTGCGCAAGCCCATGTTTGCGACGCGGGGTGAGAATGCCATGACGATGGAAATCGAGATGGAACTCAAGTTATTGGCAGATGTCGGCTTGGTAGGATTGCCAAACGCCGGAAAGAGCACTCTCTTGCGCGCCGTCACCAACAGTCGCGCTCGCGTGGGGAACTGGGCTTTCACGACGCTTCAGCCAAACATCGGCACAGTTGTCCTCGATAACAACAAGGGTCGACCGGTGGTGAAAAGTTTCAAAGTAACTGCAGAAGACGTATCGGACGACCCTTGGGCCGAACCCGCCGAACCGGAACTTCAACAGCGAACCAAGTTCACCATCGCCGATATTCCCGGGTTAATTGAGGGAGCTCACTTGGACAGGGGACTTGGAATTGCTTTCCTGCGTCATGTTGAGCGGGCTGGCGTGCTTGCGTTTGTCATCGATCTTGGAAATGGCAACGCAGTCGAAGCACTCAAGGCCTTGTGGCTCGAGGTTGGCTTATATGCACagatgagggaggaagaggaacagCAACGGGAGCGCGAGGCCGCCATTGACTGGAGCGCGTCGGCCGGAGAGACTATTCAAAGCGACTTCTGGACAAGTTCTGGTGTCGCCAAGACAACCACTGCCGGCGCTGGTCTTCACATCGCAGGCAAGCCATGGTTTGTGGTGGCCACCAAAGGCGACCTGCCAGGTGCGCAAGAAAACTTTGCCGAACTGAGAGACTATCTTGCCGCTGTCACTCGCGGCGATGAGCCTCACCCCAGTGGTGTCGAGGGAGCGTGGATCAAGGACTGCGCTGCCATTCCCGTCAGCGCCATCAACGGCCACGGTGTAGACAGGGTTATCCATTGGACAGTTGGTTTGCTCGATGGGTGA
- a CDS encoding hypothetical protein (EggNog:ENOG503P2HY), which yields MRVLVFGVTLGWAFICWTRACITASASTAGPSPLAASNMRSASETGHSGSDLSIFPRPGSTTSASPLSSSPRPLVRSLAVVHLVTPSFAPSSVFCCYHSSHSASLTILRLGIVINKREQVSHATLCWSRFFAIIACRDWAEQALGICKSCRRLAAIRPHSSHDTDSRLNVVKPALPSPNSIFSCCCNLGHNPPKRASPLCLPFSQTRTTWFCPSLSTQERSPRIDYNYNNNNNNTSPNTKSSRKGVIRMDPDCAICHAPASHACECEAKGLEVAVRQAEARMMQSIYNDIRSWVRAHAQDYILEYFRLLTERRKATHAQHLERITAHAYHYYHAPPHPNEIAAAQQALKRGIDEDWQASVQRYPEVLEYFYSLVELTLPDDNEPAVKDPPLSALQGSRKAARRNTGPGTAVSGPSLAAPPPHLHEREPLPLPRGRTPPPLEPLRERRTPAPPGGGRRQSYRGPPPGPPPPPASAYFPPQYGPM from the exons ATGCGGGTGCTCGTCTTTGGCGTCACGCTGGGCTGGGCTTTCATTTGCTGGACCCGAGCCTGCATTACTGCATCTGCGTCGACGGCTGGCCCCTCCCCGTTGGCAGCATCAAACATGCGGTCAGCATCCGAGAC TGGTCATTCGGGAAGCGATCTCTCCATATTCCCTCGTCCCggctccaccacctccgcttcacccctctcctcatcccctcgTCCCCTCGTCCGCTCTCTCGCCGTTGTACATCTTGTCACCCCCTCTTTTGCCCCCAGCAGCGTTTTCTGCTGCTACCACTCGAGCCACTCTGCTTCTCTTACTATACTCCGTCTCGGTATCGTGATTAACAAACGGGAACAAGTCAGCCACGCTACTCTGTGCTGGTCCCGCTTCTTTGCGATCATCGCGTGTCGGGATTGGGCTGAACAGGCATTGGGCATCTGCAAGAGCTGCAGACGACTTGCTGCCATACGCCCGCATTCGAGCCACGACACAGATTCCAGACTAAACGTGGTTAAGCCCGCcttg CCCTCGCCcaactccatcttctcctgctgctgcaaccTCGGCCACAATCCACCAAAGAGAGCCTCTCCTCTctgcctccccttctcccaaacACGAACGACGTGGTTCTGTCCGTCACTGAGCACCCAGGAAAGGTCCCCCAGAAT AGACTACAattacaacaacaacaacaacaacacctcccccaacaccaaatcCTCCCGCAAAGGGGTGATCAGGATGGATCCCGATTGTGCCATTTGCCACGCCCCGGCTTCTCACGCCTGCGAGTGTGAGGCCAAGGGTCTGGAGGTGGCGGTCCGGCAAGCCGAGGCCCGTATGATGCAGTCTATCTACAATGACATCAG ATCATGGGTTCGCGCACACGCACAGGACTATATCCTCGAGTACTTCCGACTGTTGACAGAGCGACGCAAGGCGACACATGCCCAACACTTGGAACGCATCACTGCTCATGCCTACCACTACTACCACGCTCCACCGCATCCCAATGAGATCGCGGCCGCGCAACAGGCGCTCAAGAGGGGTATCGATGAGGACTGGCAAGCATCGGTTCAACGCTATCCCGAGGTACTCGAGTACTTCTACAGCTTGGTTGAACTGACCCTTCCCGACGATAACGAGCCTGCTGTCAAGGATCCGCCCCTCAGCGCCCTCCAAGGGTCTCGCAAAGCAGCTCGACGAAACACTGGACCAGGGACTGCTGTGAGCGGCCCTAGCCTCGcagccccccctcctcatctccatgAGAGAGAGCCTCTGCCACTTCCTCGAGGCCGGACCCCGCCACCACTTGAGCCCTTGCGCGAGAGAAGAACGCCTGCGCcaccaggaggaggaagaaggcagTCTTACAGAGGCCCTCCACCCGgacccccacccccgcccgcTTCTGCTTACTTCCCACCGCAGTATGGGCCAATGTAA